The stretch of DNA GATTTTCTTAGCACACCTACTTTGTGCTGTATCAATGGATGATCCATCAAATGTAATTTTTCCATTACTTTTCCTCCTAGGTAATTATCCTAATTTATGATTTTATTCTTCGATTTGCTGAATTCGTTTGATATGTCTTTCTTCATTTGAGAAGTCTGTAGCAAGAAAGGTTTCGACAATCTTCTTTGCTACCTCAACCCCAATTACTCTTCCACCTAGACACAATACATTCGTATCGTTGTGCTCTCGCGTCACACTGGCAGTATAACAATCGCTACATAAAGCAGCTCTTATTCCCTTGATCTTATTGGCAGCAATGGAAATACCTATTCCAGTACCACAAATTAATATTCCTTTATTGCTTTCATTGCTTAATACAGATTCGCATACACGTTTCGCATATACAGGATAATCTACGGAATCCTTTGAATGACATCCAAAATCTATAAATTCAATATTCTGATCTTTTAGCATTTTAATAATCTCTAGCTTTAATTCAAATCCGCCATGATCGCAACCTATAGCTATCATTTGCTGTCCTCCTTTAGTTTGTCAATTATTTTATGAATAATACTACACAATTGCTCTGCACAGGCATAATATTCGTCTAATTGCATTCCATATGGATCAACGATATCTCCATATTCTCCAACATATTCCTTTATCCCAAAAACACTGCCTTTTAAGCTTGGAAATTGCTGTAACAAATGAGTCTTATGCTTCAAAGTCATTGTTAAAATTACCACTTTCCCCTGTGCATCTATGATATCAAAGCTTTTGGCTATGTGCTCTTTTAAGTTTAAGTCGTATAATTCAAGTGCCTTTATTGCATTTTGATGAGCTGGTTCTGCCATAAACACGGAAATACCTCTAGATAAAAAAAATGCCTCGTAGCC from Firmicutes bacterium HGW-Firmicutes-1 encodes:
- the rpiB gene encoding ribose 5-phosphate isomerase B, with translation MIAIGCDHGGFELKLEIIKMLKDQNIEFIDFGCHSKDSVDYPVYAKRVCESVLSNESNKGILICGTGIGISIAANKIKGIRAALCSDCYTASVTREHNDTNVLCLGGRVIGVEVAKKIVETFLATDFSNEERHIKRIQQIEE
- a CDS encoding low molecular weight protein arginine phosphatase, with amino-acid sequence MKKIIFVCTGNTCRSPMAEKLGEKIAGEKGYEAFFLSRGISVFMAEPAHQNAIKALELYDLNLKEHIAKSFDIIDAQGKVVILTMTLKHKTHLLQQFPSLKGSVFGIKEYVGEYGDIVDPYGMQLDEYYACAEQLCSIIHKIIDKLKEDSK